The Panicum hallii strain FIL2 chromosome 9, PHallii_v3.1, whole genome shotgun sequence genome has a window encoding:
- the LOC112878292 gene encoding polyamine oxidase has translation MIPCTAAIALVVALNLAQYTSLAAAAGGGPRVIIVGAGMSGISAGKRLCDAGMTDLLILEATDHVGGRMHKQNFAGINVEVGANWVEGVNGGKMNPIWPIVNSTLMLRNFRSDFDHLAQNVYKEDGGLYDEHYVQKRIDQADNVEESGKKLTGTLHTSGRDDMSVLAMQRLYDHQPNGPATPVDMVVDYYKYDYEFAEPPRVTSLQNTVPLPTFSDFGDDVYFVADQRGYESVVFYLAGQYLKTDKFGKIVDPRLKLNKVVREISYSPSGVTVKTEDNAVYLADYVMVSASLGVLQSDLIQFKPQLPSWKVVAIYQFDMAVYTKIFVKFPKKFWPEGEGREFFLYASSRRGYYGVWQEFEKQYPDANVLLVTVTDEESRRIEQQSDNQTKAEIMGVLRRMFPGKDVPDATDILVPRWWSDRFYRGTFSNWPIGVNRYEYDQLRAPIGRVYFTGEHTSEHFNGYVHGAYLAGIDSAEILINCAQKKMCKYHVQSKYA, from the exons ATGATTCCCTGCACGGCAGCAATTGCTCTCGTGGTTGCACTGAACCTGGCACAGTATacctccctcgccgccgccgccggcggcggccccagGGTCATCATCGTCGGCGCGGGCATGTCGG GGATCTCGGCGGGGAAGAGGCTGTGTGATGCCGGGATGACGGACCTGCTGATTCTGGAGGCGACGGACCACGTCGGCGGGCGGATGCACAAGCAGAACTTCGCCGGCATCAACGTCGAGGTCGGAGCCAACTGGGTGGAGGGCGTCAACGGCGGCAAGATGAACCCCATCTGGCCCATCGTCAACTCCACCCTCATGCTCAGGAACTTCCGCTCCGACTTCGATCACCTCGCGCAAAACGTCTACAAGGAGGA TGGTGGCCTCTACGATGAACATTACGTTCAGAAGAGAATTGATCAGGCGGATAATGTGGAAGAGAGTGGGAAGAAACTTACCGGCACATTGCACACTAGTGGCCGAGACGACATGTCCGTCCTTGCCATGCAGCGACTCTACGATCA CCAGCCGAACGGCCCCGCGACGCCGGTGGACATGGTGGTGGACTACTACAAGTACGACTACGAGtttgccgagccgccgcgcgtGACCAGCCTGCAGAACACCGTCCCTCTCCCGACGTTCAGCGACTTCGGGGACGACGTCTACTTCGTCGCCGACCAGCGGGGCTACGAGTCCGTCGTCTTCTACCTCGCCGGCCAGTACCTCAAGACCGACAAGTTCGGCAAAATCGTCGATCCCCGGTTAAAGCTTAACAAG GTGGTTCGTGAGATCTCCTACTCCCCGAGTGGAGTCACCGTGAAGACGGAGGACAACGCCGTTTACCTAGCAGACTATGTCATGGTTTCTGCAAGCTTGGGAGTCCTGCAAAGTGATCTCATTCAGTTCAAGCCCCAGCTGCCT TCATGGAAGGTCGTGGCGATCTACCAATTCGACATGGCCGTGTACACCAAGATATTCGTCAAGTTCCCCAAAAAGTTCTGGCCTGAAGGGGAAGGGAGGGAGTTCTTCCTCTACGCGAGCAGCAGGAGAGGTTACTACGGAGTCTGGCAG gagtttgagaagcagtACCCTGATGCCAACGTCCTCCTTGTCACCGTGACCGACGAGGAGTCCAGGCGCATTGAGCAGCAGTCGGACAACCAGACCAAGGCAGAGATCATGGGGGTGCTGAGGAGGATGTTCCCTGGCAAGGACGTCCCGGACGCGACCGACATCCTTGTCCCGAGATGGTGGTCCGACAGGTTCTACAGGGGCACCTTCTCCAACTGGCCAATTGGCGTGAACCGCTACGAATATGACCAGCTCAGG GCGCCGATTGGGAGGGTTTACTTCACTGGCGAGCACACAAGCGAGCACTTCAATGGCTATGTCCATGGCGCTTATCTTGCAG GCATTGACTCTGCAGAAATTCTGATCAACTGCGCCCAGAAGAAGATGTGCAAGTACCATGTCCAGAGCAAGTACGCCTAG
- the LOC112878293 gene encoding uncharacterized protein LOC112878293 — MRSYGGRDRDTQGTRLHSTLTSFSGFLQQVGFHFFLNFLLTTLGVVRAQKSAMSCESDEELLLSLEEIKKIAVVLILPSETVWSCSCKQHVEVHGSQIIPASNWMLYSECLNRPSRHIISPALCV, encoded by the exons GGACACGACTACATTCCACATTGACATCCTTTTCTGGGTTCCTGCAGCAG GTCGGATTTCATTTCTTTCTCAACTTCCTTCTTACAACTTTGGGGGTTGTCCGGGCCCAAAAATCAGCCATGTCATGCGAGT CTGATGAAGAACTTCTTTTAAGTCTTGAAGAAATCAAGAAAATAGCAGTGGTGCTAATATTGCCATCAGAAACCGTGTGGTCGTGCTCCTGCAAGCAACATGTTGAGGTCCATGGCAGCCAAATAATTCCTGCTAGCAATTGGATGTTGTACTCTGAATGCCTGAACCGGCCCAGCCGTCATATTATTAGTCCAGCATTGTGTGTATGA